A genomic segment from Vitis riparia cultivar Riparia Gloire de Montpellier isolate 1030 unplaced genomic scaffold, EGFV_Vit.rip_1.0 scaffold783_pilon_pilon, whole genome shotgun sequence encodes:
- the LOC117910593 gene encoding rust resistance kinase Lr10-like, which translates to MDRYLCLFLFLFLTLFVEMRGGRDECMTSNRCGDQGPLIQFPFRLQDQPPHCGYPGFNLSCTETNQTMLELPGSVKLLVKNITYKSREIIVQDPDNCLARQLRNLNLAASRFQFKFELDFTLFNCSSDKTESYGFDQSIPCLSIPGNPVYAVDSSRLVQDTDLSSCRRLYNASVPDKGTDFVDYIFDGSAFSLKWSNSKICRLKKSNSTETECIKGVSKKIIVTGAIFGFFLLMLVIVVPYRVYSSNKVERDNRVKVKKFLEDYEALKPSRYSYADIKRITSQFKDKLGEGGYGTVYKGKLSDEVFVAVKILNNSQGNGEEFINEVATMGTIHHVNIVRLVGFCADRFKRALIYEYLPNESLEKFIFSKVVKNYSLSWKKLQEIAIGIAKGIEYLHQGCDQRILHFDIKPHNILLDHNFNPKISDFGLAKLCSKEQSAVSMTIVRGTMGYIAPEVLSRNFGNVSYKSDVYSFGMLLLEMVGGRKNIDVSVESTSQVYFPEWIYNHLDIGEELHIRIEEEGDVEIAKKLAIVGLSCIQWCPVDRPSMKIVVQMLEGEGDKLTMPPNPFASTVPTNLSKPGRVFQQELAIISELE; encoded by the exons ATGGATCGATATCtctgtttgtttttgttcttgttCCTGACCTTGTTTGTGGAGATGAGAGGGGGCCGAGATGAGTGCATGACATCAAATCGTTGTGGCGACCAGGGTCCACTCATTCAGTTCCCTTTCCGTCTACAAGACCAGCCACCCCACTGTGGATACCCGGGATTTAATTTATCTTGCACTGAGACTAATCAGACCATGCTAGAGCTGCCAGGTTCGGTAAAGCTCTTGGTGAAGAATATAACTTACAAATCCCGGGAAATCATTGTCCAGGACCCGGATAATTGCCTTGCGAGACAGCTTCGAAACCTCAATTTAGCTGCCTCCCGCTTCCAGTTCAAATTTGAACTGGACTTCACCTTGTTCAATTGTTCCTCAGACAAAACAGAATCATATGGTTTTGATCAGTCCATCCCTTGCCTTTCTATCCCTGGTAACCCAGTTTATGCTGTTGATTCCTCCAGACTTGTCCAAGATACGGATCTATCCTCTTGCCGCAGGCTTTACAACGCTTCAGTTCCAGATAAAGGAACAGATTTTGTGGATTATATATTCGATGGAAGTGCGTTTTCTTTAAAGTGgtcaaattcaaaaatatgCAGATTGAAGAAGAGTAATAGCACAGAAACTGAATGTATTAAAG gtGTATCGAAGAAAATAATTGTGACAG GTGCAATATTTGGTTTCTTTCTTCTCATGTTAGTAATTGTTGTGCCTTATCGTGTCTATAGCTCAAATAAAGTAGAAAGAGATAATAGAGTAAAGGTTAAAAAGTTTCTAGAAGACTATGAAGCTCTCAAGCCCTCAAGATACTCCTATGCTGATATTAAAAGGATTACGAGTCAATTCAAAGATAAATTAGGGGAAGGAGGATATGGAACCGTGTACAAAGGAAAGCTTTCAGATGAAGTTTTTGTTGCAGTAAAAATCCTTAACAATTCTCAAGGAAATGGGGAAGAGTTCATTAATGAAGTAGCAACAATGGGTACAATCCACCATGTTAATATAGTTCGTTTAGTTGGATTTTGTGCTGATAGATTTAAACGAGCTCTAATTTATGAGTACTTACCAAATGAGTCATTGGagaagttcatattttcaaaagttgtCAAGAACTATTCACTTAGTTGgaagaaacttcaagaaattgCTATAGGTATAGCAAAAGGAATTGAGTATCTTCATCAAGGTTGTGATCAAAGAATCcttcattttgatatcaaacctCATAATATTTTACTTGACCACAACTTTAATCCAAAGATTTCTGACTTTGGTTTAGCCAAATTGTGCTCCAAGGAACAAAGTGCAGTCTCTATGACAATTGTAAGGGGAACAATGGGCTATATCGCTCCAGAAGTGTTATCTAGGAATTTTGGGAATGTGTCTTATAAGTcagatgtttatagttttggaatgttgttaCTTGAAATGGTTGGAGGAAGGAAGAACATTGATGTTAGTGTGGAGAGTACTAGCCAAGTATATTTCCCAGAATGGATTTATAATCATTTGGATATAGGGGAAGAATTGCATATTCGAATTGAAGAAGAAGGGGATGTTGAGATTGCAAAGAAATTAGCAATTGTGGGACTTTCATGTATTCAGTGGTGTCCAGTGGATCGTCCTTCCATGAAAATTGTGGTTCAAATGTTGGAAGGAGAAGGAGACAAGTTAACCATGCCTCCTAACCCTTTTGCTTCAACAGTTCCAACAAACTTGAGCAAGCCAGGTAGAGTTTTTCAACAAGAGTTGGCAATAATTTCAGAACTAGAGTAA